The Lactuca sativa cultivar Salinas chromosome 2, Lsat_Salinas_v11, whole genome shotgun sequence genome includes a window with the following:
- the LOC111899839 gene encoding uncharacterized protein LOC111899839 — protein MVKAYSQEHTYKHPWERVTSASWRKFADPENKRILSHILEVDTLNHNLDSKSGKLYTTRAITIHAPGPWFLRKIVGQDICHCVESTVVDAKTRSMQLATKNISLQKYVEVEEKIRYDPHPENPNEWTICRQETSIRIKPLSTLASMAEKIEQKCVDKFQQNSAKGREVMERMCKYLEAESSSRGISV, from the coding sequence ATGGTTAAAGCCTACTCCCAAGAACACACATACAAGCACCCATGGGAGCGAGTGACATCAGCATCATGGCGCAAATTTGCTGACCCAGAAAACAAACGCATCTTATCTCACATCCTAGAAGTCGATACATTAAACCACAACCTTGATTCCAAATCAGGGAAGCTCTACACAACACGAGCCATCACCATTCATGCTCCTGGGCCATGGTTTCTTCGCAAGATTGTTGGTCAAGATATCTGCCATTGTGTTGAATCAACTGTTGTTGATGCTAAAACTCGATCAATGCAGCTTGCTACCAAGAACATTAGTTTGCAGAAATATGTGGAAGTGGAGGAGAAGATTAGGTATGATCCACACCCTGAGAATCCAAATGAGTGGACAATTTGCAGGCAGGAAACAAGCATTAGGATAAAACCGTTGTCCACTCTGGCATCAATGGCGGAGAAGATAGAACAGAAATGTGTTGACAAGTTTCAGCAGAATAGTGCTAAGGGTAGGGAGGTGATGGAGAGGATGTGTAAGTATCTGGAAGCTGAATCATCTTCCAGGGGTATTTCTGTCTGA
- the LOC111899838 gene encoding zinc finger A20 and AN1 domain-containing stress-associated protein 5 has protein sequence MAQKREMEETELKVPETLTLCTPPIPAASSKMSASDDRRSSPDRSDPKSGVIVDFRPNSAASPEKLDLPQKRRLEVVDPFDKSVCDMFKKREVNRCSGCKRKVGLMGFRCRCGEMFCSEHRYSDRHDCNYDYKAAGREAIARENPVVRAAKILKV, from the coding sequence ATGGCTCAGAAGAGAGAGATGGAGGAGACCGAGCTCAAAGTTCCTGAAACCTTGACCCTGTGCACACCGCCGATCCCCGCCGCCTCTTCAAAGATGTCCGCTTCAGATGACCGTAGATCGTCGCCGGATAGATCGGATCCGAAGAGCGGTGTTATCGTTGACTTCAGACCGAACTCCGCTGCCTCGCCGGAAAAGTTGGATCTGCCTCAAAAACGACGATTGGAGGTGGTGGATCCGTTCGATAAGAGCGTCTGTGACATGTTTAAGAAGCGGGAGGTGAACAGGTGCTCAGGTTGCAAGAGGAAGGTTGGACTGATGGGGTTTAGGTGCCGTTGTGGCGAGATGTTTTGTTCCGAGCACCGATACTCCGATCGACATGACTGTAACTACGACTACAAAGCCGCCGGACGTGAGGCTATCGCTCGCGAAAATCCAGTTGTTAGAGCGGCGAAAATTCTCAAGGTATGA